The following coding sequences are from one Betaproteobacteria bacterium window:
- the tolR gene encoding protein TolR, translating to MRPRRLKNEINVVPYIDVMLVLLVIFMVAAPMMTTGSIDLPSVGKAPQAPTAPLEVAIKADESLTLTDRSGKGVERSVSRSELKDAVLAAQEKNPEQPVLIAGDKNVKYEAVLRVMDELQRAQVKRAGLLVQPQGK from the coding sequence ATGCGCCCGCGCCGCCTGAAAAACGAGATCAACGTCGTCCCCTACATCGACGTCATGCTGGTGCTGCTGGTCATCTTCATGGTGGCGGCGCCGATGATGACCACCGGCAGCATCGACCTGCCCTCGGTGGGCAAGGCGCCCCAGGCGCCGACGGCGCCGCTGGAAGTTGCCATCAAGGCCGACGAGAGCCTCACCCTCACCGACCGCTCCGGCAAAGGGGTCGAGCGCAGCGTTTCCCGCAGCGAACTGAAGGATGCCGTCCTGGCCGCCCAGGAAAAAAATCCCGAGCAGCCGGTCCTCATCGCCGGCGACAAGAACGTCAAGTACGAGGCGGTGCTGCGGGTGATGGACGAATTGCAGCGCGCCCAGGTCAAGCGCGCCGGCCTTCTCGTGCAACCGCAGGGGAAGTGA
- a CDS encoding TonB C-terminal domain-containing protein — MIPLDDDEPGKKPALALTLLMHGLLVAVLFFGVQWKRQAPESVEVELWSSRPVPATAPPPPRPEPRPQPKPEPKPEPRPEPKPEVKPPPRPDIALKEEKKLPKPEPKPEPVPKADPFKEMLEREKREQQQRTLTAQAQRESEMKAAADAEQRAAASRRGLADWVGRITGKIRGNMVLPQSIQGNPQAVFKLTLLPSGEVLQPVRLVKSSGNAALDAAIERAILKSSPLPKPEDPAVFQRELEIRYKPFEE; from the coding sequence ATGATCCCCCTGGACGACGACGAACCGGGCAAGAAACCCGCATTGGCGCTGACGCTGCTGATGCATGGGCTGCTGGTCGCCGTGCTCTTCTTCGGCGTGCAGTGGAAGCGCCAGGCGCCGGAGAGCGTCGAAGTCGAGTTGTGGTCCTCGCGCCCCGTCCCGGCCACCGCCCCACCTCCGCCGCGGCCGGAGCCCAGGCCCCAGCCTAAGCCGGAACCCAAACCGGAGCCCAGGCCCGAACCCAAACCTGAGGTCAAGCCGCCACCCAGGCCGGACATCGCCCTCAAGGAAGAAAAGAAGCTTCCCAAGCCGGAGCCCAAGCCCGAACCCGTGCCCAAGGCCGATCCCTTCAAGGAAATGCTGGAGCGGGAGAAACGGGAACAGCAGCAGCGCACCCTCACCGCCCAGGCCCAGCGCGAAAGCGAAATGAAAGCGGCAGCAGACGCCGAGCAGAGGGCCGCCGCCAGTCGTCGGGGCCTCGCCGACTGGGTGGGCCGCATCACCGGCAAGATTCGCGGCAACATGGTCCTGCCCCAGAGCATCCAGGGCAATCCCCAGGCCGTATTCAAGCTGACCCTGCTGCCTTCCGGCGAGGTGCTGCAGCCGGTGCGTCTGGTGAAATCGAGCGGCAACGCAGCCCTGGACGCCGCCATCGAGCGCGCCATCCTGAAATCATCGCCCCTGCCCAAACCCGAAGATCCGGCCGTCTTCCAGCGCGAACTGGAAATTCGGTACAAGCCCTTCGAAGAGTAG
- the ybgC gene encoding tol-pal system-associated acyl-CoA thioesterase produces MPVRIYYEDTDAAGVVYYANYLKYFERCRTEWMRRIGHDQSALAAEAGIAFVVRAVSCEYLKPARLDDALSVGLEVEKLGRAQVVFRQHVRRGDEELVSGTVQIVCVNVDKMKSAPIPEFLRVKLEALQ; encoded by the coding sequence ATCCCCGTACGCATCTATTACGAGGATACCGACGCCGCCGGCGTCGTCTATTACGCCAATTACCTCAAGTACTTCGAACGCTGCCGCACCGAATGGATGCGCCGGATCGGCCACGATCAGTCCGCCCTGGCCGCCGAAGCCGGCATCGCTTTCGTGGTGCGCGCGGTTTCCTGCGAATATCTCAAGCCCGCCCGCCTCGACGACGCCCTCAGCGTGGGCCTGGAGGTGGAAAAACTCGGCCGCGCCCAGGTGGTCTTCCGCCAGCACGTGCGGCGCGGCGACGAGGAACTGGTCAGCGGCACGGTGCAGATCGTCTGCGTCAATGTGGACAAAATGAAATCCGCCCCCATCCCCGAATTCCTGCGAGTCAAACTGGAAGCGCTGCAATGA
- the pal gene encoding peptidoglycan-associated lipoprotein Pal, with product MNKLLVSLFAAAALLAGCTSNPISDQGPSAQVETRGGDTTVAKVTPESVDGSGLPRELTDPKSVLSRRSIYFDLDKYDVKDEYKDLVAAHAKFLNANRGFKVLLQGNTDERGSSEYNLSLGQKRADAVKKSLTLLGVKEEQVESVSLGKEKPSCTDSTEDCWAKNRRADILYKGPTGKGEF from the coding sequence ATGAACAAACTGCTCGTTTCCCTCTTTGCCGCCGCGGCGCTGCTGGCCGGCTGCACTTCGAACCCGATCTCGGACCAGGGACCCTCTGCCCAGGTTGAAACCCGCGGCGGCGACACCACCGTGGCCAAGGTCACACCCGAAAGCGTCGATGGCAGCGGCCTGCCGCGGGAATTGACCGATCCCAAGAGCGTCCTGTCCCGGCGCAGCATCTACTTCGACCTGGACAAGTACGACGTGAAGGACGAATACAAGGATCTGGTGGCTGCCCACGCCAAGTTCCTCAACGCCAATCGCGGCTTCAAGGTTCTGCTCCAGGGCAATACCGACGAGCGCGGCAGCAGCGAGTACAACCTCTCCCTGGGCCAGAAGCGCGCCGACGCCGTGAAGAAATCCCTCACCCTCCTGGGCGTCAAGGAAGAGCAGGTCGAATCCGTGAGCCTGGGCAAGGAGAAGCCTTCCTGCACCGATTCCACCGAGGACTGCTGGGCCAAGAACCGTCGGGCCGACATCCTCTACAAGGGCCCCACCGGCAAGGGTGAGTTCTGA
- a CDS encoding RnfABCDGE type electron transport complex subunit D, with amino-acid sequence MKIDPRLFQLAFQATLLTVGVLLRDFSLLPAQMALCIAAAAATQAFWLRALRLKGVGYLSPVITGFGLSLLLRADTLWLHPLVACLAVSGKFLLRVRGKHVFNPANFGVGVALLFLPGAWVSPGQWGNDLGLAVLLVALGSTVATRSRRDDAAWLFLAVFLGIAALRLLLLGHSWERGWEILCHQASNGALLLFAFFMISDPMTLPDHRVARCLHVTLVAAMAAAWQFLLYRPNGPLWALLLLAPLVPLWDFLWPYKKYQWDSNTPLQGT; translated from the coding sequence GTGAAGATCGATCCCCGTCTGTTCCAGTTGGCCTTCCAGGCGACCCTGCTGACGGTCGGCGTGCTGCTGCGGGATTTCAGCCTGCTGCCGGCGCAGATGGCGCTGTGCATCGCCGCCGCCGCCGCGACCCAGGCCTTCTGGCTGCGGGCGCTGCGCCTCAAGGGTGTCGGCTACCTGAGCCCGGTGATCACCGGCTTCGGCCTCTCGCTGCTGCTGCGGGCCGATACCCTGTGGCTGCATCCCCTGGTGGCCTGCCTCGCCGTCAGCGGCAAGTTCCTGCTGCGAGTGCGCGGCAAGCACGTCTTCAATCCCGCCAATTTCGGGGTCGGCGTGGCCTTGCTCTTTCTGCCGGGGGCCTGGGTTTCCCCCGGGCAGTGGGGTAACGACCTGGGGCTGGCCGTGCTGCTGGTGGCCCTGGGGTCCACGGTCGCCACCCGCTCCCGGCGGGACGACGCGGCCTGGCTGTTTCTCGCCGTCTTTCTCGGCATCGCCGCCCTGCGCCTGCTGCTGCTCGGCCATTCCTGGGAGCGGGGCTGGGAAATCCTCTGCCACCAGGCCTCGAACGGCGCCCTGCTGCTCTTCGCCTTCTTCATGATCTCGGATCCCATGACATTGCCCGATCACCGCGTCGCCCGCTGCCTGCATGTCACCCTGGTGGCAGCCATGGCCGCGGCGTGGCAATTTCTGCTCTACAGACCGAACGGTCCCCTGTGGGCGCTGCTGCTCCTGGCCCCCCTCGTTCCGCTCTGGGATTTCCTCTGGCCTTACAAGAAATATCAATGGGATAGCAACACTCCGTTACAGGGAACTTGA